The sequence CTCCAGGTGGTTGAAGGCCTCCCAGGGGCAGATTACTGTGATGTCTGCAGAGGAAACACACATTGCGTTCAGTAAAAGTCAGTAGGCCAAGCAAACCCTACAATATGGCTTTCTACAGTTTTTATGGAAGGCACAGGTAGAGTAGATGGACAGTAATAATGAACGTACCAGTGCCTAAGCCCTCCATTCCAGGGATATCATCGCCAAAGCTGTAAAGGAGACAGAGATCATTTATTTACAATCAGACCTCATGAAAATGTCATTATGCACTTGTCGAATGCCTGTTTGAGACTAAGAAACACAATGAAAGTGGCCTTACCCCTGGATTCCCTTCTTTGGGGGCTTGCTCTTGAACTGGCGAGTCTGCCTCTGCTTGAATTTAGGGGGTCCCTTACGTGGTGTTGCAGGGCCTCCAGTGACACGGGTGGCAGACTTGATCTCCAACTTGGGGACCTCGAGATTCATGGTTATTAGTTAGCTGATTGGTGTGTGCAGCTGGTTGTGTGTTCAATCCCTCTCTGAAGTAAAGTCGTCTTGATGAAATCTCATCAACTGGGGAGAGAAACAGATTGTATTACACCCACATTTCATGATAGAGCTCACATTGTCATAGCTTGGTGTTTTATAATTTCGGTATTTACTGTTTGGAGTTGAGGTAAGAAATTCAGTATTGACCGTTTGGAGTATTGACTGGCTGCGGCAcctcttggtatggcaactgtatggcatccgaccacaaggtgctacagagggtagtgtgtacggcccagtacatcactggggctgagctccctgacatccaggacctctataccaggaggtgtcagaggaaggccctaaatattgtcaaagactccagccacccaagtcacagtctgttctctctgctaccgcacggcaaacagtaccgaagcgccaagtctgggaccaaacgGCTTctgaacagtttctacccccaagcaataagactgctaaacagttcATTAAACGGCTACCTGGACTTTCTGCATTTcaccccctacctacatgtacatattacctcaatcaatcacaCCAACTACTTCAtaccccagtacactgactcagtaccggtactccttgtttatagcCTGTCAAAAGCCTGtctatagcctcgttattgttattttattgtgttactatgttATTTTGATCTATTTGTtcattttcttactttttaattgcattgttgggaaagggctcgtaagtaagcatttcagcgtaataataaaatataattaaAAGACAAGTCCCTGGCCCTTAACTTTGTCTGACAAATAGACCTCATCCTAATCCCCTTACTGATTGTATTGCCCTTGTAATTTAATGTCCAATGAATGTCTAGCTCGAATAACTAATGACCCAATTTCATCATGTAATCCCCAGTTCACGTAAATAAGCACCCCCCCTCCCTTTCCCACCACATCCTCCTTCCTCATTTCAAGCCAGTGGCCAGCCATCTACACTTGGGCTAATCTTATTAGTACAAGGACAACACAGAGAATATGCCGAGCAGGCAGAAAGGGTCTAAAAGAACCAATCCTATTATCTACCCCTCATACAATGGTGTTCCTAAAGCTAACAAGGCTCTAGAATGTTTCTTACTGGGATCAGCTGTACATTATGTTTAACTCAACAGGAGGTCACTTTCAATGCACAATGATGCATTGAGCAGCAGTTGAGAAAATTAAATATGAAAATCAGCCATATTTCCATTCTCATTGACAATACAAGAATGTTCAGAAATGTGATTGATCTGGGTCTGTCTAATTTAAACTGCTACGTGTATCAGGAACATTTCAAACATTAAACAGATCTCAAACTGAAAAATGTATCCACACTACAAAGTCATAAAGCAGTTCTCTCTAAATCCATTCAAGAAACTCCCAATATCAATATAGCCGCTCAAAACTCTCTCCCTTCACACATTCCCTCTTCAACCACACGCATTCCCTCTTCAAGTGCCAACTATTCAGCAAGTAGTATACTTTCTTACTACTTGAAAAactgctctcccctcctctcttttctaCGAGGTTTAACAGTACAGTTACAAAATCCATCACGTTTCTGTCATCATGGGCTATGTGTCTGAATGGATGGTGGGTGTACTCACCTGCTGCTTGGGTGAAGGCTAGCCAGAAGAGTGGGCGTGGGCGCTGAGCGCAGCTCTCTCTAGCAGATGTGTGGGTCTCTATGCTAGGTTGGCTCTGAGGGCCAGGCTGGGCTGATCGGACTTCTTATATTCCTCATGGCCCCTCTGCAGATTAGGAATGTCCCGCCTCCTATCACTGACCCCTTGTTATCGCGGCTCTAGCCTGAGGTGCGGTTCAGTGGGTGGGGGTCAGGGGGTGGGAGTCAGGGGGACCCTTGTGAAGGGTTCGCAGAGCAGAAGAGGGGGTGAAGGGAGATGGATGGAAGTTAATTGGAGCGCTAAGGCAGCAATAACTTGAATGCATTTAGTGTTGATTGTATTCTAGCATGTTTTCCATACATGAAATCCAAGATGACACCTTCAATGGTCTTTTATCTACAGTCTTCAAAATCCTTCAAACTAAATGGAGACATAATAAGGTATACCACATTGCATGGAGGTGTGGATTAATCAACTGGATGAATGATGTCATCGtggcacccagaaccaaatcagTTCCTGGATTTAATGAGAAAACTGTCACGAGAGATTCTGAATTACGTAGCTAATAATACATTATTGACTTGGATGGTAATGAAGATTCTCCATATGTCCAGAACCTTCCAGTCCTATCCCTACTGACCAGAACCATCCAGTCCTATCCCTACTGACCAGAACCTTCCAGTCCTATCCCTACTGACCAGAACCTTCCAGTCCAATCCCTACTGACCAGAACCATCCAGTCCTATCCCTACTGACCAGAACCTTCCAGTCCTATCCCTACTGACCAGAACCATCCAGTCCAATCCCTACTGACCAGAACCTTCCAGTCCAATCCCTACTGACCAGAACCTTCCAGTCCAATCCCTACTGACCAGAACCTTCCAGTCCTATCCCTACTGACCAGAACCATCCAGTCCTATCCCTACTGACCAGAACCATCCAGTCCTATCCCTACTGACCAGAACCTTACAGTCCTATCCCTACTGACCAGAACCTTCCAGTCCTATCCCTACTGACCAGAACCATCCAGTCCTATCCCTACTGACCAGAACCATCCAGTCCTATCCCTACTGACCAGAACCTTCCAGTCCTATCCCTGCTGACCAGCCCTCCCACCTTCTACGtaaccctctctccatccatctgctGGGCCAGGTTCTCTGGGCTGGGCTGGCCAAGGGGTGTCACCAAAGCCTCAATGCCCATCCCTCAGGAGTATCTCAGATTGACTGATCTATTACTCAACGCACCAAATAGGCTAATCCTCTATGGTGAGTGTCTTCATGGTAGGCTACTCACCAGATGACTCACTTGTACCTCACTCTAAAGACACTCCATATGCTCTCGGATGGTTGCTCACTTGACTGCCTGCAGCCCCCCTCCCTCACTctgaaaaacagaaaacaattactCTGACTGGAGTTGGGGATTATAGTGGCTGGCTTCTGTTCTCTGGTTAATTAATTACATTGGGTAAACCCACAGTGAGGCCGGGATTATTTCACCTCAGTGGGATTATTTCACCTCAGTAGTTATTGGCCAATCGGTTTTCAATTTTGCTCATCATCTACATGCATTAGATTTTAAATGAATGACAGACCAAATAGACTGCATGTGGCTCTGCATCAATACCGTCTCCTCTGCATCAATACCATCTCCTCTGCATCAAAACTAacacattacaacggaacgatttgattagtgtagtgttagctagctacatagttgtctttgctgtctttgtatctaagataattgtgtagtttagagtaattatcgaggttagctagccaggttagctagtgttagctagctacatagttgccttgtaaggtgtagcactgaagctatcgaggttacctggccagctacactttcaaacaaagtcaacaacacggccactgctagctagcctactttaacagccagcagtactgtatcattttagtcactttagtcaataagttgtctttgttatagtttgtcatagtttgataattgtgtagtttaaagtaattatcgaggttagctggccagctattttcgtcccccgcgacgccatttccaaacctagccaactattaccgacgagcagcattgtagaaactaaatacattacaaaggaacgtcttgattagtgttatgttagctagctacatagctgcctttgtatcatgataaggtgtagcactgaaactatcgaggttacctagccagctacactttcaaacaaagtcaacaacgcacccactgctagctagcctacttcaccagccagcagtactgtatcattttaatcacTTTAGTCaaaaagatttttgcaacgtaagctaactttctgaacattcgagacgtgtagtccacttgtcattccaatctcctttgcattagcgtagcctcttctgtagcctgtcaactatgtgtctgtctatccctgttctctcccctctgcacaggccattcaaacgcttcacaccgcgtggccgctgccactctaacctggtggtcccagcgcgcacgacccacgtggagttccaggtctccggcagcctctggaactgccggtctgcggccaacaaggcagagttcatctcagcctatgctaccttccagtccctcgacttcttggcgctgacggaaacatggattaccacagataacactgctactcctactgctctctcctcgtctgcccacatgttctcgcacaccccgagagcttctggtcagcggggtggtggcactgggatcctcatctctcccaagtggacattctctctttctcccctgacccatctgtctatcgcctcctttgaattccatgctgtcacagttaccagccctttcaagcttaacatccttatcatttatcgccctccaggttcccgtGGAGAGTTCAtaaatgagcttgacgccttgataagttcctttcctgaggatggctcacctctcacagttctgggtgactttaacctccccacgtctacctttgactcattcctctctgcctccttctttccactcctctcctcttttgacctcaccctctcaccttccccccctactcacaaggcaggcaatacgcttgacctcatctttactagatgctgttcttccactaatctcattgcaactcccctccaagtctccgaccactaccttgtatccttttccctctcgctctcatccaacacttctcactctgcccctactcggatggtattgcgccgtcccaaccgtcgctctctctctccccttccatgctatcatctcttccctctgctcaaaccttctccaacctatctcctgattctgcctcctcaaccctcctctcctccctttctgcatcctttgactctctatgtcccctatcctccaggccggctcggtcctcccctcctgctccgtggctcgacgactcattgcgagctcacagaacagggctccgggcagccgagcggaaatggaggaaaactcgcctccctgcggacctggcatcctttcactccctcctctctacattttcctcttctgtctctgctgctaaagccactttctaccactctaaattccaagcatctgcctctaaccctaggaagctctttgccaccttctcctccctcctgaatcctcctccccctcctccctctctgcggatgacttcgtcaaccattttgaaaagaaagtcgacgacatccgatcctcgtttgctaagtcaaacgacaccgctggtcctgctcacactgccctaccctgtgctttgacctctttctcccctctctctccagatgaaatctcgcgtcttgtgacggccggccgcccaacaacctgcccgcttgaccctatcccctcctctcttctccaggccatttccggagaccttcttccttacctcacctcgctcatcaactcatccttgaccgctggctacgtcccttccgtcttcaagagagcgagagttgcacaccttctgaaaaaacctacactcgatccctccgatgtcaacaactacagaccagtatcccttctttcttttctctccaaaactcttgaaggTGCCGCCagctctcctgctgtctctctcagaatgaccttcttgatccaaatcagtcaggtttcaagactggtcattcaactgagactgctcttctctgtgtcacggaggctctccacactgctaaagctaacactctctcctctgctctcatccttctagacctatctgctgcctttgatactgtgaaccatcagatcctcctctccaccctctccgagttgggcatctccggcgcggcccacgcttggattgcatcctacctgacaggtcgctcctaccaggtggcgtgacgagaatctgtctccgcaccacgtgctctcaccactggtgtcccccagggctctgttctaggccctctcctattctcgctatacaccaagtcacttggctctgtcatatcctcacatggtctctcctatcattgctatgcagacgacacacaattaatcttctcctttcccccttctgataaccaggtggcgaatcgcatctctgcatgtctggcagacatatcagtgtggatgacggatcaccacctcaagctgaacctcagcaagacggagctgctcttcctcccggggaaggactgcctgttccatgatctcgccatcacggttgacaactccattgtgtcctcctcccagagtgctaagaaccttggcgtgaccctggacaacaccctgtcgttctccactaacatcaaggcggtgacccgatcctgtaggttcatgctctacaacattcgcagagtacgacccttcctcacacaggaagcggcgcaggtcctaatccaggcacttgtcatctcccatctggattactgcaactcgctgttggctgggctccctgcctgtgccattaaacccctacaactcatccagaacgccgcagcccatctggtgttcaaccttcccaagttctctcacgtcaccccgctcctccgctctctccactggcttccagttgaagctcgcatccgctacaagaccatggtgcttgcctacggagctgtgaggggaacggcacctccgtaccttcaggctctgatcaggcgctacacccaaacaagggcactgcgttcatccacctccggcctgctcgcctccctacctctgaggaagcacagatcccgctcagcccagtcaaaactgttcgctgctctggcaccccaatggtggaacaagctccctcacgacgccaggacagcggagtcaatcaccaccttccggagacacctgaaaccccacctcttcaaggaatacctaggatagcataaagtaatccttctaacccccccccccccttaaaagatttagatgcactattgtaaagtggttgttccactggatatcataaggtgaatgcaccaatttgtaagtcgctctggataagagcgtctgctaaatgacttaaatgtaaatgtaaaacaatcTCCTCTGCATCAATACCATCTCCTCTGCATCAATACCATCTCCTCTGCATCAAAACCATCTCCTCTGCATCAATACCATCTCCTCTGCATCAAAACCATGTCAGCATGTGATATT is a genomic window of Salmo trutta chromosome 10, fSalTru1.1, whole genome shotgun sequence containing:
- the LOC115201691 gene encoding retinal rod rhodopsin-sensitive cGMP 3',5'-cyclic phosphodiesterase subunit gamma isoform X2; protein product: MNLEVPKLEIKSATRVTGGPATPRKGPPKFKQRQTRQFKSKPPKKGIQGFGDDIPGMEGLGTDITVICPWEAFNHLELSELAKYGII